In one Lycium barbarum isolate Lr01 chromosome 7, ASM1917538v2, whole genome shotgun sequence genomic region, the following are encoded:
- the LOC132601913 gene encoding uncharacterized protein LOC132601913, translated as MKRELENLFELNVSQAKLKRATGLALLKLEGSFLDDYNKLEAFGQELRQSNPGTDVVINISRSALEKVGLEKWAETIDCVDGIFLKGRYKGQMLVALAQDSMNQFYPIAWAVVDKETSMTWTWFFQCLKLSLEQKDGLGVTFISDMQKGLIDAVKNTFPESHHRFCVRHIEANWQKKWRSGQMKKLMWWCTWSTYEEEFKDQLRKLGELSKEDNYSAAKDLLHFPPQAWCRAYLDTRCKNMMVDNNFTESFNSWILQARSMPIIKMLEEIRIKVMNFLVKNEDEIRKWRDDFSPQAVKLSNDYRAITHYCKVEFNGDFGYEISEGDDRHIVDLSQKRCTCRVWQLSGIPCPHAIKAMLYDKGEAEDDIHWFDSKEAYSLTYKNKLQPVRGQQFWKITEAQDSGQA; from the exons ATGAAAAGGGAGTTGGAGAATCTTTTTGAATTAAATGTGTCACAGGCTAAGCTTAAAAGGGCCACAGGGTTGGCCCTTTTGAAGTTAGAGGGCAGTTTTCTTGATGATTACAATAAACTTGAGGCTTTTGGGCAAGAGCTTAGACAATCTAACCCTGGCACTGATGTTGTGATTAATATATCAAGAAGTGCTCTTGAAAAAG TTGGGTTGGAAAAGTGGGCTGAGACCATTGATTGTGTTGATGGTATATTTCTGAAGGGTAGATATAAGGGTCAGATGTTAGTGGCCCTTGCTCAAGACTCCATGAACCAATTTTATCCAATTGCTTGGGCTGTGGTAGACAAAGAAACTTCCATGACTTGGACTTGGTTTTTTCAGTGTTTGAAGCTTTCTTTGGAACAAAAAGATGGACTAGGGGTGACTTTCATCTCAGATATGCAAAAG GGATTGATTGATGCTGTGAAGAATACATTTCCTGAATCTCACCATAGGTTTTGTGTGAGACACATTGAGGCCAATTGGCAGAAAAAGTGGAGAAGTGGACAAATGAAGAAGTTGATGTGGTGGTGTACTTGGAGCACTTATGAAGAAGAGTTCAAAGACCAACTAAGAAAGTTGGGTGAATTATCTAAGGAGGATAATTATTCTGCTGCCAAGGATCTCTTACACTTTCCTCCTCAAGCTTGGTGTAGAGCATATTTAGACACTCGGTGTAAAAATATGATGGTTGACAATAATTTCACTGAGTCGTTTAATTCATGGATTCTTCAAGCTAGAAGCATGCCAATTATCAAGATGCTGGAGGAAATTAGGATAAAGGTTATGAATTTTTTAGTTAAAAATGAAGATGAAATCAG GAAATGGAGGGATGACTTTAGTCCACAAGCTGTAAAGTTGTCTAATGACTATAGGGCAATTACTCATTATTGCAAGGTTGAGTTTAATGGTGACTTTGGCTATGAAATATCTGAAGGTGATGATAGGCATATTGTTGATCTTTCTCAGAAAAGATGCACATGTAGAGTTTGGCAACTATCAGGAATCCCTTGCCCCCATGCTATCAAAGCTATGTTGTATGACAAG GGTGAAGCTGAGGATGATATACACTGGTTCGACAGCAAGGAGGCATATTCCTTGACTTACAAGAACAAGTTGCAACCTGTTAGAGGACAACAATTCTGGAAAATTACTGAAGCTCAAGACAGTGGGCAGGCCTAA